From Camelina sativa cultivar DH55 chromosome 7, Cs, whole genome shotgun sequence, one genomic window encodes:
- the LOC109125416 gene encoding agamous-like MADS-box protein AGL49 — MAPRDKKLNKVGNFVVFICYGPDNDFHVWPEPQDKPQALPEIVGKFNALSDHMRMSHASDLFDLPYLKGLSDEELLRHLAKLNSHLVGIKQKKMTVLKTRGNSKKPSDHLRVSDNAATIISNRKVAPSSDARLGFGESGYVCRGSHETVSSLGSSAAASKAFSVPDSSFTPSHIRAILG, encoded by the exons ATGGCTCCTCGTGATAAAAAGCTAAACAAGGTTG GAAACTTTGTTGTTTTCATCTGCTACGGTCCCGACAACGATTTCCATGTCTGGCCTGAGCCTCAAGATAAACCACAAGCGTTACCGGAGATCGTTGGAAAGTTCAACGCGTTGAGCGATCACATGAGGATGAGTCACGCCTCCGATCTCTTCGACTTGCCATATCTCAAGGGTTTGTCGGATGAAGAATTGCTTAGACATCTCGCTAAGCTTAACTCCCACTTAGTTGGAATCAAGCAGAAAAAGATGACTGTATTGAAAACAAGAGGAAACTCGAAGAAGCCCAGTGACCATCTTAGGGTTTCAGACAACGCCGCCACCATCATCTCAAACCGCAAGGTGGCGCCTTCTTCGGATGCTCGATTAGGGTTTGGAGAGTCGGGTTACGTTTGCCGTGGCTCTCACGAAACTGTTTCCAGTTTGGGATCTAGTGCTGCTGCTTCCAAGGCTTTCAGTGTTCCGGATTCTTCCTTCACCCCCTCTCACATTAGGGCTATCTTGGGGTGA